In the Nitrososphaerota archaeon genome, one interval contains:
- a CDS encoding UPF0179 family protein codes for MSEVASIEKHKEITTLVGSFQAKIGYKFLFNEPAKECYYCDLSQVCIDNLEVGRIYKIIEILGKKHECSIHEGGVIAVKVIESEIEVAINAEKAFEGAIIDFQTNECDEVFCKNYELCNPIGLKNNEKCKILKLSHSIENCLKNYNLKRVFVKRVK; via the coding sequence ATGAGTGAAGTAGCTTCTATTGAAAAACATAAAGAAATAACTACTTTAGTAGGTTCGTTTCAAGCAAAAATTGGATATAAATTTCTATTTAATGAACCAGCAAAGGAATGCTATTATTGTGATTTATCTCAAGTATGCATAGACAATTTAGAGGTTGGGAGAATTTATAAAATAATTGAGATTCTAGGTAAAAAACATGAATGTAGCATACATGAAGGTGGAGTTATAGCAGTTAAAGTTATAGAGTCTGAAATTGAAGTTGCTATAAATGCTGAAAAAGCTTTTGAAGGAGCGATAATAGATTTCCAAACAAATGAATGTGATGAAGTATTTTGTAAAAATTATGAATTATGCAATCCTATTGGATTAAAAAATAATGAAAAGTGTAAAATACTTAAATTATCACATTCTATTGAAAATTGTTTAAAAAATTACAATCTTAAAAGAGTTTTTGTAAAAAGAGTTAAATAA
- a CDS encoding pyrimidine dimer DNA glycosylase/endonuclease V: MRLWSIHPKYLDTKGLVSLWREGLLAKKVLEGRTRGYKNHPQLIRFRMYKKPIILINAYLYQVYLEAKRRGYKFDLSKIKPLILKEEITITKGQLEFEFFHLLKKLRKRNKKKFEELKNLTIDNIEPNPIFRVINGGIETWERTGRI; encoded by the coding sequence ATGAGGTTATGGTCAATTCATCCAAAATATCTTGACACTAAAGGTTTAGTTTCTCTTTGGAGAGAGGGGCTTCTAGCAAAGAAGGTCTTGGAGGGGCGTACCAGAGGTTATAAAAACCATCCTCAACTTATAAGGTTTAGAATGTACAAAAAACCTATCATTTTAATAAATGCATACTTATATCAAGTTTATCTCGAAGCAAAGAGAAGAGGCTATAAATTTGATCTATCTAAAATAAAACCTTTAATTCTAAAAGAAGAAATAACGATTACTAAGGGACAACTAGAATTTGAATTCTTCCATTTACTAAAAAAGCTTAGGAAAAGAAATAAGAAAAAGTTTGAAGAATTAAAAAATTTAACAATCGATAATATAGAGCCTAACCCTATTTTTAGAGTAATAAACGGTGGAATAGAAACATGGGAAAGAACAGGGAGAATTTAA
- a CDS encoding DegT/DnrJ/EryC1/StrS family aminotransferase: MRKIPLVIPYHNSKIEKEVISVLRSRKLVSGNLVEKFEKELAKYIGCKHVICVNSGTAALHLAFLAIGANKENEVITSSFSFIASANAILYTGAKPVFTDINEKTYNMNIEKIEELINEKTIAIEPVHLYGQPCEMDKIMEIANKYGLLVVEDAAQAIGAEYNGKKIGSIGDITCFSTYATKNLHTGEGGFIATNNDEYAEKIRILRDQGQDGKYNHVMIGYNYRMTEIQAAIGIIQLKEIDKLNKIRIRNAEYLTEKLKEINGIITPYIHPKAKHVFHQYVIQIDEEKIGLSRDKLREKLMKKGIETAIHYPKPIPLQPIYRELFNYKEGMFPIAEKISKRILSLPINPFLKIKDLDYIYQNLSKIIKTK, translated from the coding sequence ATGAGGAAAATACCTTTAGTAATTCCATATCATAATTCAAAAATAGAAAAAGAAGTAATATCTGTTTTAAGATCTAGAAAACTTGTTTCAGGTAACTTGGTAGAGAAATTTGAAAAAGAATTGGCTAAATATATTGGATGTAAGCATGTTATATGTGTAAATTCTGGAACAGCTGCATTACATTTAGCTTTTTTAGCCATAGGAGCTAATAAAGAGAATGAAGTTATTACATCATCTTTTAGTTTTATAGCTTCTGCAAATGCTATTTTATATACTGGAGCTAAACCTGTTTTTACAGACATAAATGAGAAAACATATAATATGAATATCGAAAAAATAGAAGAATTAATAAATGAGAAAACTATTGCAATAGAACCAGTTCATCTTTATGGTCAGCCATGTGAAATGGATAAAATAATGGAAATTGCTAATAAATATGGATTATTAGTAGTTGAAGATGCTGCACAAGCAATAGGAGCTGAGTATAATGGTAAAAAAATTGGCTCGATAGGAGATATTACATGTTTTAGTACGTATGCGACAAAAAATTTACATACTGGTGAAGGTGGATTTATTGCAACTAATAATGATGAATACGCAGAAAAAATACGTATATTAAGAGATCAAGGTCAAGATGGAAAGTATAATCATGTAATGATTGGTTATAATTATAGAATGACTGAAATTCAAGCAGCAATAGGTATAATTCAATTAAAAGAAATAGATAAATTAAATAAAATTAGAATAAGAAATGCAGAATATTTAACTGAAAAATTAAAAGAAATAAATGGAATAATTACTCCATATATTCATCCAAAAGCTAAACATGTTTTTCATCAATATGTTATTCAAATAGATGAGGAAAAAATAGGATTAAGTAGAGATAAATTAAGAGAAAAATTAATGAAAAAAGGAATTGAAACAGCTATACATTATCCAAAGCCAATTCCTTTACAACCAATATATAGGGAATTATTTAATTATAAAGAAGGAATGTTTCCAATAGCTGAAAAAATTTCTAAGAGAATTCTTTCATTGCCTATAAATCCATTCTTAAAAATTAAAGATCTTGATTATATTTATCAAAATTTATCTAAAATTATCAAAACTAAATGA
- a CDS encoding nicotinate phosphoribosyltransferase, translating into MKIFLTASDEEIKSGCTTDVYFERTEKILKEKGMDKINVVAEVTTGGLPEGKKWGILTGVIEAVKLLEGYKVNFYSMPEGSVFRSNDYCGIREPVAFIEGPYIEFCKLETPLLGFLCQSSGVSTKAAHIRIKAWKSLLIAFGARRMHPAISPMLDWASYVGGFDGVSTLKGASVIGMEPMGTMPHALIIVFGSQIEAWKSFDEIMPEKVPRIMLVDTFWDEKLESLEAAKLLKNKLYGVRLDTPSSRRGNMKEIIREVKWELESRGYKNVRIIVSGGVDEDNIIDYIEAGADGFGVGTSVSNAPTIDFALDIVEVNGKPISKRGKFSGKKQVWRCMDCLIDIVKLWNEEKPKCPKCGNDMKPMLIEFIKNGVILGKLPTAKEAREYVLKQLEIIRKLEQE; encoded by the coding sequence ATGAAGATTTTTTTAACAGCTTCAGATGAAGAAATTAAATCTGGATGTACAACAGATGTGTACTTCGAAAGAACAGAAAAAATCTTAAAAGAAAAGGGAATGGATAAAATAAATGTTGTAGCTGAAGTTACAACTGGTGGTCTTCCAGAAGGGAAAAAATGGGGTATTTTAACAGGAGTTATAGAAGCAGTAAAATTACTTGAAGGATATAAAGTAAATTTTTATTCGATGCCTGAAGGAAGCGTTTTTAGAAGTAATGATTATTGTGGTATTAGAGAACCTGTAGCATTTATTGAAGGACCATATATTGAATTTTGTAAATTAGAAACACCATTATTAGGGTTTCTTTGTCAAAGTAGTGGAGTATCTACAAAAGCAGCTCATATAAGAATTAAAGCTTGGAAAAGTTTACTTATAGCATTCGGAGCAAGGAGAATGCATCCAGCTATTTCTCCAATGTTAGATTGGGCATCTTATGTTGGAGGATTTGATGGAGTATCAACTTTAAAAGGAGCATCAGTAATAGGAATGGAACCTATGGGAACTATGCCACACGCATTAATAATTGTTTTTGGCTCTCAAATAGAAGCATGGAAAAGCTTTGATGAAATAATGCCTGAAAAGGTTCCAAGAATAATGCTAGTTGATACATTTTGGGATGAAAAATTAGAATCTCTAGAAGCAGCAAAACTTCTAAAAAATAAACTTTATGGTGTTAGATTGGATACACCATCCTCAAGAAGAGGAAACATGAAAGAAATTATAAGGGAAGTAAAATGGGAATTGGAAAGTAGAGGATATAAAAATGTTAGGATAATCGTTTCAGGAGGAGTTGATGAAGATAATATTATTGACTATATAGAAGCTGGAGCTGATGGATTTGGAGTAGGTACTTCTGTAAGTAATGCTCCTACAATAGATTTTGCACTTGATATAGTTGAAGTGAATGGAAAACCTATAAGTAAAAGAGGGAAATTTTCTGGTAAGAAACAAGTTTGGAGATGTATGGATTGCCTTATAGATATTGTTAAATTATGGAATGAAGAAAAACCCAAATGTCCAAAATGTGGAAATGACATGAAACCAATGTTGATAGAATTTATTAAAAATGGGGTTATACTAGGAAAGCTTCCAACAGCTAAGGAAGCTAGAGAATATGTTTTAAAACAACTTGAAATAATTAGAAAGCTTGAACAAGAATGA
- a CDS encoding Lrp/AsnC family transcriptional regulator: MVRISNLDLIKILENNARESFINIAKRFGVSETAIRKRIKKLEEMGIIKKYTIQIDPIKLGFKIDALIGIDTTSEDYISIIEQLKAMDEIKNLYSSTGDHMILAECWFKDSNELTNFIKKIEKIKGITRICPAIIIEKLK, translated from the coding sequence ATGGTTCGAATATCAAACTTAGATTTAATAAAAATACTTGAAAATAATGCTCGTGAATCTTTTATCAATATAGCAAAAAGATTTGGCGTAAGTGAAACTGCTATAAGAAAAAGGATAAAAAAATTAGAAGAAATGGGCATAATAAAAAAATATACTATTCAAATAGATCCAATTAAGCTTGGTTTTAAAATCGACGCTCTTATAGGAATAGATACAACTTCAGAAGATTATATTTCAATAATAGAGCAATTAAAAGCAATGGATGAAATTAAAAATCTATACTCTTCTACTGGTGATCACATGATACTTGCTGAATGTTGGTTTAAAGATTCTAATGAACTTACAAATTTTATTAAAAAAATAGAAAAAATAAAGGGTATTACAAGAATTTGTCCTGCGATAATAATAGAAAAGTTAAAATAA
- a CDS encoding peroxiredoxin, giving the protein MEKKGMPLLGDKFPEMNVQTTHGILTLPKHFAGKWFVLFSHPADFTPVCTTEFVAFQKRYDQFRKLNCELIGLSIDQVFSHIKWEEWIKEKLGVEIEFPIIADTGAVAETLGLIHPGKGTNTVRAVFVVDPEANIRLILYYPQEIGRNIDEIIRAIKALQVSDNNKVAIPANWPNNDIIRDHVIIPPPRDVKTLKERLVKAKAGEFECFDWWFCHKKL; this is encoded by the coding sequence ATGGAAAAGAAAGGAATGCCTCTTTTAGGAGATAAATTTCCTGAAATGAATGTACAAACAACCCATGGAATTTTAACATTGCCTAAACATTTTGCAGGAAAATGGTTTGTATTATTCAGTCATCCAGCAGATTTTACTCCAGTATGTACTACAGAATTTGTTGCATTCCAAAAAAGGTATGATCAATTTAGAAAATTAAATTGCGAACTTATTGGTTTAAGTATAGATCAAGTTTTTAGTCACATAAAATGGGAAGAATGGATAAAAGAAAAATTAGGAGTAGAAATAGAATTTCCAATAATAGCAGATACTGGTGCTGTAGCTGAAACACTTGGGCTTATTCATCCAGGAAAAGGAACAAATACGGTAAGAGCTGTTTTTGTAGTTGATCCGGAGGCAAACATTCGTCTTATATTATATTATCCACAAGAGATTGGAAGGAATATTGATGAAATTATAAGAGCTATAAAAGCTTTGCAAGTCTCTGATAATAATAAAGTTGCAATACCAGCCAACTGGCCTAATAATGATATTATTAGAGATCATGTAATAATTCCACCACCAAGAGACGTAAAAACTTTAAAGGAGAGATTAGTTAAAGCAAAAGCCGGAGAATTTGAATGCTTTGATTGGTGGTTCTGTCATAAAAAACTTTAA
- a CDS encoding isochorismatase family cysteine hydrolase, producing MKTAVLVIDMLKDFIKAFNENDAKSLIENIKKVIDWARKNGLPVIYICDAHEEGDHEFEIWGPHALKGSEGAEIIYELKPIKGDKIVYKNKYSGFFNTRLQRILKRMNIDTLILTGVHTHICVSHTAADAYYRGFKIIVPKQCVSTINKEDHENGLKMMEKLYAAKIEDIEELIK from the coding sequence ATGAAGACTGCAGTATTAGTTATAGACATGCTTAAAGATTTTATTAAAGCTTTTAATGAAAATGATGCAAAATCATTAATAGAGAATATTAAAAAAGTTATTGATTGGGCTAGGAAAAATGGATTACCAGTGATATATATATGTGATGCACATGAAGAAGGAGATCATGAATTCGAAATATGGGGGCCACATGCACTTAAAGGAAGTGAAGGAGCTGAGATAATATATGAATTAAAACCTATCAAAGGAGATAAAATTGTTTATAAAAATAAGTATAGTGGCTTTTTTAATACTAGATTGCAAAGGATTCTTAAAAGAATGAATATAGATACATTAATATTGACTGGAGTTCATACTCATATATGTGTTTCACATACAGCTGCAGATGCTTATTATAGAGGATTTAAAATAATAGTTCCTAAACAATGTGTTTCAACAATTAATAAAGAAGATCATGAAAATGGTTTAAAGATGATGGAAAAACTTTATGCAGCAAAAATAGAGGATATTGAAGAATTAATAAAATGA
- a CDS encoding sulfite exporter TauE/SafE family protein gives MFEFPLLFLISIGIGIISSLTGIGGGSFIVPILIMFFNISTHKAIGTSLLIVVFTAISSTFAYYKQKRIDYKSGLYLIIGTIPGALVGAYLTNFFSSKELTFLFGFFLIFISFRIIYKAFKKNEDNKNYKGKEIENKKYYSYVEIIDSKGEVFKYYANIPLGILFSIFAGISSGMFGVGGGALAVPIMHIIVGMPMHIAIATSMFIMIFTSISGVIGHILLGNVLIELAMPLCIGIIFGTQIGALIARKLKARILEIIFGLILIIISLNLIFKNL, from the coding sequence ATGTTTGAGTTTCCTCTTTTATTTCTAATATCTATTGGAATAGGAATTATTTCTTCATTAACAGGGATAGGTGGAGGTTCATTTATTGTTCCAATATTAATAATGTTTTTTAATATTAGTACTCATAAAGCAATTGGAACAAGCCTTTTAATAGTAGTTTTTACAGCTATCTCATCCACTTTTGCTTATTATAAACAAAAAAGAATAGATTATAAAAGTGGTTTATATTTAATAATTGGAACAATTCCAGGAGCATTAGTAGGTGCATATTTAACAAATTTCTTTTCTTCAAAAGAATTGACTTTTCTTTTCGGTTTTTTCTTAATTTTTATTTCATTTAGAATAATTTATAAAGCATTTAAAAAGAATGAAGACAATAAAAATTATAAAGGGAAAGAAATTGAAAATAAAAAATATTATTCATACGTAGAAATTATTGATTCTAAAGGAGAAGTTTTTAAATATTATGCTAACATTCCTTTAGGGATTTTATTTTCTATATTTGCTGGAATTTCTTCAGGAATGTTTGGAGTTGGTGGAGGAGCATTAGCAGTTCCTATAATGCATATTATAGTAGGAATGCCTATGCATATAGCTATAGCTACATCAATGTTTATAATGATTTTTACATCAATTTCAGGAGTTATAGGACATATTTTACTTGGAAATGTTTTAATAGAATTAGCGATGCCTTTATGTATAGGAATAATTTTTGGCACTCAAATAGGAGCTTTAATAGCTAGAAAGCTTAAAGCAAGAATTCTTGAAATAATATTTGGTTTAATTTTAATAATTATAAGTTTAAATTTAATATTTAAAAACTTATAG
- a CDS encoding transcriptional regulator, producing MSKDQIIGLLLFLGGIAGIILYFWLVFLSPWISLILEITAFVAVAAVLAIVAWVGYTLATTPPPEPIEEIETLEEEKKEEIEGTKESEEKKEEKKE from the coding sequence ATGAGTAAAGACCAAATAATTGGATTACTTCTCTTTTTAGGAGGAATAGCTGGAATAATTTTATACTTTTGGTTAGTTTTCCTCTCTCCATGGATTTCATTAATACTAGAAATTACTGCTTTTGTAGCTGTTGCGGCGGTTTTAGCAATAGTAGCATGGGTTGGATATACTTTAGCAACAACCCCCCCTCCTGAACCGATAGAAGAAATAGAAACGCTGGAAGAAGAAAAGAAAGAGGAGATAGAAGGAACTAAAGAAAGCGAAGAAAAGAAAGAAGAAAAAAAGGAATAA
- a CDS encoding DUF2153 family protein: MSERWISNCKKLLEQIRKFLGEKEKDRLELVRAMDFSLNAIYRSWVGWMEWVRNPEIMAGFTIEELKEMSENLCKFAESFLEYDMKITEKTIMKTQKRAEKKEPDLYIM, translated from the coding sequence ATGAGTGAAAGATGGATTTCAAATTGTAAGAAGTTGCTTGAACAAATAAGAAAATTTTTAGGAGAAAAAGAGAAAGATAGACTTGAACTTGTAAGAGCAATGGATTTTTCGTTAAATGCTATTTATAGAAGTTGGGTTGGTTGGATGGAATGGGTTAGAAATCCAGAAATAATGGCAGGTTTCACGATTGAAGAATTAAAAGAAATGAGTGAAAATTTATGCAAATTTGCTGAATCTTTTTTAGAATATGATATGAAAATAACTGAAAAAACAATAATGAAAACTCAAAAAAGAGCAGAAAAGAAAGAGCCAGATTTATACATAATGTAA
- a CDS encoding methyltransferase domain-containing protein: MTYINYFKESLSIAPYAPTSFDTIRRMLTLAELKPGETLYDLGCGDGRIVIIAAQEFKANAIGIELREDLVKKALEEIHKNNLEKRAKIIQGDLFSIDISDADVVTLYLTTSANEKVRPKLEKELKNGARVVSHDFEIPKWKPIKIEKFNFDTIYLYKKGESYI, encoded by the coding sequence ATGACGTATATTAATTATTTTAAAGAATCTTTATCTATAGCACCTTATGCTCCTACTTCTTTTGATACTATTAGAAGAATGCTTACTTTAGCAGAATTAAAACCAGGAGAAACTCTTTATGATCTTGGATGTGGAGATGGAAGAATTGTTATTATTGCAGCTCAAGAATTTAAAGCAAATGCTATTGGAATAGAATTAAGAGAAGATTTAGTAAAAAAAGCTTTAGAAGAAATTCATAAGAATAATTTAGAAAAAAGAGCTAAAATTATTCAAGGAGATTTATTTTCAATAGATATTAGTGATGCGGATGTAGTAACTCTTTATCTTACGACGAGTGCGAATGAAAAAGTTAGACCTAAACTTGAAAAAGAGTTAAAAAATGGTGCAAGAGTTGTTTCTCATGACTTTGAAATTCCAAAATGGAAACCTATAAAAATTGAAAAATTCAATTTTGATACGATATATCTTTATAAAAAGGGCGAAAGCTATATTTAA
- a CDS encoding PLP-dependent aspartate aminotransferase family protein codes for MKKGIDFSTKSIHGNKYFDPLTGAFIIPIFQSAIFTFPEGGSIKVREKPFKYSREDNPTVNFVERKIALLEEGEDCLLFSSGMAAISTLLMSFLKSGDKILIPRDLYGLTYILINKLSKFGIKVKISNPGTENILNALSQEIKIVILESMSNPLLYVYDIESISKKTRENSTLLIVDNTFLTPVNFQPLKFGANMVVYSATKYLNGHNDIIAGAIIGKSNDIEKIWEWRRMIGGVLDPHSAYLLDRGLKTLKIRMKKHEENAKEIAEYLQSNKKINRVYYPGLPTHPTYDIAKKFLNGFGGVISFELKISNKKIPLFLKKLKIVKRAPSLGGTETLIMHPASSSHKDLPLKERLKLGITNNLLRLSIGLEDPNDIIEDLDQALKYVS; via the coding sequence ATGAAAAAAGGGATTGATTTTTCAACAAAAAGTATTCATGGAAATAAATATTTTGATCCATTGACTGGTGCTTTTATTATTCCTATTTTTCAAAGCGCTATTTTCACTTTTCCTGAAGGTGGGAGTATTAAAGTTAGAGAGAAACCTTTTAAATATTCAAGAGAGGATAACCCTACTGTAAATTTTGTTGAAAGAAAAATAGCATTACTTGAAGAAGGAGAAGATTGTTTACTTTTTAGTTCAGGAATGGCAGCAATATCAACATTACTCATGAGTTTTTTAAAAAGTGGAGATAAAATTCTTATCCCAAGAGATTTATATGGTTTAACTTATATCTTAATTAATAAATTATCAAAATTTGGTATAAAAGTAAAAATATCCAACCCTGGAACAGAAAATATTCTAAATGCCTTATCACAAGAAATAAAAATTGTTATTTTGGAAAGCATGTCTAATCCTTTATTATATGTATACGATATAGAATCAATATCTAAAAAAACTAGAGAGAATTCTACACTTTTAATAGTTGATAATACATTCTTAACTCCAGTAAATTTTCAACCATTAAAATTTGGAGCTAATATGGTAGTATACAGTGCTACTAAATATCTTAATGGACATAATGATATAATTGCAGGAGCAATAATAGGTAAAAGTAATGATATTGAAAAAATTTGGGAATGGAGAAGAATGATTGGAGGAGTACTTGACCCTCATTCAGCATATCTTCTTGATAGAGGATTAAAAACTCTTAAAATAAGAATGAAGAAACATGAAGAAAATGCAAAAGAAATAGCTGAATATCTCCAATCAAATAAAAAAATAAATAGAGTATATTACCCTGGATTACCTACACATCCTACATATGATATAGCTAAAAAATTTCTTAATGGATTTGGAGGAGTTATTAGTTTTGAATTAAAAATAAGTAATAAAAAAATTCCATTATTCTTAAAAAAATTAAAAATTGTAAAAAGAGCTCCAAGTCTTGGAGGGACAGAAACTTTGATAATGCATCCTGCATCATCTTCTCATAAAGATTTACCTTTAAAAGAAAGATTAAAATTAGGCATAACAAATAATCTTTTAAGACTTTCTATTGGATTAGAAGATCCAAATGATATTATTGAAGATTTAGATCAAGCTTTAAAATATGTTTCTTAA
- a CDS encoding homoserine kinase: MSKLGEKVKVLAHASSANLGPGFDVFGIALDAFYDIVEIKRISGEKIIIENHGKYGDAIPKDPKKNVAGVVAKSMLNHYFRKNIGLKISIFKGVKPSSGLGSSGATAAATALALKNLFKINASIEELIYFAAQGEKASAGAPHMDNVAASLLGNFTLIYSTNPPKFINLKAPENIEVAIVSPEIKIKEKAKTKYARKILPKKVELEKVVHNVGHACLIVAGFLLSNINLIGEGMSDKIIEPARSKIVPFYEEIKKEALKNGAAGVAISGAGPSIIALVDSSKIETIKIAECMKEVFEKNGIKAEAYTSKIGERARLLKED; encoded by the coding sequence GTGTCAAAACTAGGAGAAAAAGTAAAAGTTTTAGCTCATGCTTCTTCAGCAAATCTAGGACCTGGATTCGATGTTTTTGGAATAGCTTTAGATGCTTTTTATGATATTGTAGAAATTAAAAGAATAAGTGGAGAAAAAATAATTATTGAAAATCATGGAAAATATGGAGATGCTATACCTAAAGATCCTAAAAAAAATGTTGCTGGAGTAGTTGCTAAAAGTATGCTAAATCATTATTTTAGAAAAAATATTGGTTTAAAAATAAGTATATTTAAAGGAGTAAAACCATCTTCTGGACTTGGAAGTAGTGGAGCAACAGCAGCAGCAACAGCTTTAGCATTAAAAAATCTTTTCAAAATTAATGCATCGATAGAAGAATTAATATATTTTGCTGCACAAGGAGAAAAAGCTTCAGCGGGAGCACCGCATATGGATAATGTTGCAGCATCACTTTTAGGAAATTTTACATTAATATATTCAACTAATCCTCCAAAATTTATTAACTTAAAAGCACCAGAAAATATTGAAGTTGCAATAGTTTCCCCAGAAATTAAAATTAAAGAAAAAGCAAAAACTAAATATGCTAGGAAAATATTACCTAAAAAAGTGGAATTAGAAAAAGTAGTTCATAATGTTGGTCATGCATGCTTAATAGTTGCAGGTTTTCTCTTATCAAATATTAATCTTATAGGAGAAGGAATGTCTGATAAAATAATCGAGCCTGCTAGATCAAAGATTGTGCCATTTTATGAAGAAATTAAAAAAGAAGCTTTAAAAAATGGTGCAGCTGGAGTAGCTATAAGTGGTGCAGGGCCATCGATAATTGCTTTAGTAGATTCTTCAAAAATAGAAACTATAAAAATAGCAGAATGTATGAAGGAAGTTTTTGAAAAAAATGGTATTAAAGCAGAAGCATATACTTCTAAAATAGGTGAAAGAGCTAGATTATTAAAAGAAGATTAA
- the gcvH gene encoding glycine cleavage system protein GcvH → MIEIEGYKIIENLLYSKDHVWIKIENNKAKIGITDYIQKNLHDIVYIELPEINSNIHQGKKLALIESIKTISEIHSPLTGKILKTNEELKSKPGLINESPYENGWIAIIKPINFEKEKSNLLNFEEYLEYIRKIIEKEKA, encoded by the coding sequence ATGATCGAAATAGAAGGTTATAAAATTATTGAAAATTTGCTTTATAGCAAAGATCATGTATGGATTAAAATTGAAAATAATAAAGCAAAAATTGGAATAACAGATTATATTCAAAAAAACTTACATGATATAGTATATATTGAACTTCCTGAAATTAATTCAAATATACATCAAGGGAAAAAACTAGCTTTAATAGAATCTATAAAAACAATTTCAGAAATACATTCGCCTTTAACTGGAAAAATTTTAAAAACAAATGAAGAATTAAAATCCAAACCAGGATTAATAAATGAATCGCCATATGAAAATGGATGGATAGCAATAATAAAACCTATAAATTTTGAAAAAGAAAAAAGTAATCTTTTAAATTTTGAAGAGTATTTAGAATATATAAGAAAAATAATTGAAAAAGAAAAAGCATAA
- a CDS encoding HEPN domain-containing protein, which produces MNNLELAKSNIRQAEERLKHAREALEEGNYPFVVGQSQEAVELALKASLRLVSIEPPKWHDVGPVLKKEREKFPLWFQNSINELASISRSLRKERELAMYGDEEAGASPEELYTKLDAEYALKSAEKVFSLVSKLLSEAIKKISEY; this is translated from the coding sequence TTGAATAACTTAGAGCTAGCAAAATCAAACATTAGACAAGCTGAAGAAAGACTTAAACATGCAAGAGAAGCACTTGAAGAAGGGAATTATCCATTTGTGGTTGGACAAAGTCAAGAAGCTGTTGAGCTTGCTTTAAAAGCATCATTAAGGCTAGTTAGCATCGAACCTCCAAAATGGCATGATGTTGGACCAGTATTGAAAAAAGAAAGAGAAAAATTTCCCTTATGGTTTCAGAATAGTATTAATGAATTGGCTTCGATATCAAGAAGTTTAAGAAAAGAAAGGGAACTAGCTATGTATGGAGATGAAGAAGCAGGAGCATCACCAGAAGAGTTATATACTAAATTAGATGCTGAGTATGCATTAAAATCGGCAGAGAAAGTTTTTTCTCTTGTCAGCAAATTATTAAGTGAAGCGATAAAAAAGATTTCTGAATATTAG
- a CDS encoding nucleotidyltransferase domain-containing protein: MVKKGLEHIAEPYRSLINKLLNALILSLNNRLVSVVVYGSIARGQMRKDSDIDLLIVADDLPNSRFERIDIFNKVEDLLLEDLEKLYENNYIITFSPIIKTPEEAKKIFSLYLDIVEEGVIIYDKDNFFEKILDRLMQRLKELGAERVWMGKKWYWRLKKDYKFGEVITIE, translated from the coding sequence ATGGTAAAAAAGGGTCTTGAGCACATAGCAGAGCCTTATAGAAGTCTTATTAATAAGTTACTTAATGCGCTTATCCTTTCTCTCAATAATCGACTTGTGTCAGTAGTTGTATATGGTAGTATAGCAAGAGGACAAATGAGGAAAGATAGTGATATTGACTTGTTAATAGTAGCTGATGATTTACCGAATTCAAGATTTGAAAGAATTGATATTTTTAATAAAGTTGAGGATTTGCTTTTAGAAGATTTAGAAAAACTTTATGAAAATAATTATATTATAACATTTTCTCCAATAATTAAAACACCAGAAGAAGCAAAAAAAATATTCTCTCTATACTTAGATATTGTTGAAGAGGGGGTAATAATTTATGATAAAGATAATTTTTTTGAGAAAATTCTTGATAGACTTATGCAAAGATTAAAAGAATTAGGTGCTGAAAGAGTATGGATGGGAAAAAAGTGGTACTGGAGATTAAAAAAAGACTATAAGTTTGGAGAGGTAATAACTATTGAATAA